Genomic window (Cardiocondyla obscurior isolate alpha-2009 linkage group LG06, Cobs3.1, whole genome shotgun sequence):
CAAAAGTCTTTGATATCACTTTCACAGGTACCTTTCCCTTCGGATCGACTTGGAAACTCAGCCGCATCCAACTGGTAGATCCGTTCAACGTTCAGCCAAGTTTTATATAACGATCGAAACGAatgaacgttattaattaaaaaaaaaaaaaaaaattattatttatattatattttttgcgtagctatattgaatttaataattacatactGCTTCATAAGCTGCGTCGTTGGGCAAACGTTACTTGCTTTTGTGTTGTGCGTAATTAAACGCAGACCGGCCTGCCAATCCTGAATTGATTTACCACAGATTAGTGTTGACACAgaagttgaaataaaaaataattgatggGATTAATTGCATTAACTATGtcatatatgaaatataaacgAAAATGCAAgcgtatatttaaaacaaaaagtaaaaggtcaaattgaataattaaattaaacgttaaattgCAAGTAATGTGATTCTCCTCGTTAGTGATCAATATTCAGTTGTATCGGAATACACTTTCACGAcccgaattattttattacgataaaaaaaaaaaaataacttaaatttaatttaaaaagattttagtaatatacatagattgattttataaagtataaatttttgtatttagcTCTTAATCCTTTTACAACTTCCTTTCTTTATTACCTTAGCTGTTTGTTCATCTGGACAAACAATGTGCTGATAAATAATGTTCGTGTAATCCACCCCAGAGCATACAGTTATACTTTTCTGATCCAATTGCTCCAACGTTCCGTGTTTACTTAATTTGTTGCATAACTTTGGATCCTAAATGAATCGAGAACTTATgtttaagaaaagaaacaattattattactgtaacgtttatatttcgaatttattcTTTGCATAAATTTTACCTTTGGCGTGCCTCCGTAACGAATATCGCTCACTTGAGCCAATTCTATGACATCGCCATCCTATTAtcataaaaatcgtaaaatattcacatcgcggatttattaaaaaaaagaaataataataaccgaACGGCtcgcttaaaaataaattgttttttaatctaCCTTGCCTTCGCTTTTCCAGTATATGAAGAAACCGTATTCGTCGACTTTGAATAGGCAATTCGGTTCGTATTCAGTCGTCTCTTTGTCTTCGAACCATCGATCGAACACCGCACCATTTCTCAAGAGCTCCGGCACTTCGATGCGCCAATTAAATTCGAACTTCTTTGTCATAGTTCAGCAACTTTAAGCGGAACGATGTTAAGGTAAACTTTGATGTGAACTTACGCTTGCCCGATGCTCAAATGAGAGAGTGCTATCGCGGGACTTGTGTCCCTGGAACGCATAATCCAATTAGTTATATCTAATTTGCTGTATGAGGGTTCAATAAGATGGAAACCCGCTGCGTAACGGAGATTCTGCACTTGCATAATCGTGCATACGGCGAAACCTTTTCAAAGGTACTCCGTTATATCGTTACTTAATAACCacataattttgttacattagttgatgtttgaaaataaaaataatttttattacgagataaaAAGTAGTTGCGGTACTCGAGGCCGATGAATTTCGCCTCGAGTTTTCGTGGATCGAGTGCTGTTAAAAGAATTTGAGGAAGCAACGTGGTGAGCCGAGGTGAAGTTGAAAAAAGTACACGTTCTCATACAgtgtgtaataatttattaaaattatatgattaaCATGTCATACGTCATTATGTTGCACAACGACTGCGATATATACAGAAATACATTTCTACGTCGACTCGGTGCTTGTCTACAGGGGCTATCACATAACGATGGCGTAAAGAGCAACGGTTTACAGGACAACATATTCTTAATTATCCTAATGACTCTTCTGCAGGTTATTTACCGTCTTTTACAACAAGGTTATAAATAATGGAATGCTGACTGCCACGACAGTTGTCGTAACGGTCGACGATAAAAGTACGCGAGCGAACGATGTGTCAACCAATTATTTCTCGACACGACTCCGTCGTATCTCGTGTAATCCGTGGATTAAGTGTAAAAGCTAATTGCTTCTTCACGTTATCACGTCTGAGGCTTCAGCAGGAAATGCGAATTTAGTTGTGCGGAGGTATTCACGTCTGTTTGCGGCTCCTTAAGCGTGTCTTCTGGCAGATAGTGCATGGGCTCCATACAATATTCCTGTCCGCAAACTTTGCAGGCCTCGAAGTGCGGTCTGATGGAATTTTTGAGTCTCTGGGAATGAAAGTTGTTGCatagaaatatctttttttttgttcctccTTCCAGCGAATGTATTACATATTCtctacattttaatatattaaaaaaaaaaattaaaaaaaaaaaaagaaatgcagagaaaaggtaattaattaatttaattaattatacaaaactCGCCGAAATTTTCAAAGCGTAATACGCgtcatattattaatttaatttgaaattacaaatgagttatttttaatcagtttggattgttttttttttctttctttttttatgttgctTTAGcgcgtcgaaataatttcaatttaataaaattcaacgtactTCGGCAAACGTGACACCATCTGCTCTGACGAATACATAAACGGCAAAAGCAGGAATGCAAATCAAGGAGAGAGACGCGATGCCCCATCCAATCGCTTCTGCCCACCATGGATACGTATAATCGCCGTTGTGGTAGGTCGGTGGCTCATAATCAATTAAGCTGAACACCCATATAGCCTGAGAAGATAAGGCAATTACGAAATGTGTGCGTACGTCTCAAAGATCGCCGACTGCATCGAGAGAAGCGCAACAAAACCAGAATTAAAAGCGAGCAATCATCCGTGCAATCGTTATCGTCAGATAAAAACCAAGATATTGGCATCTTTCTGAGAATAATAATTGCGCGAGTAATTGGCTTGTAATTCCTTTCGGAATATTTTGCCTTTTGATATGCAGCTGGTAATTTCTGTCCGTTGCGTCTTACTCGGATTCATAACGCAATGCAAACGTTTTATAATATCCTGAAATCCATTAATTGCTCACCATTATGAGGAGAGGCGCAGCGAGGAACCAGCAGAACCGGAAGTACACCGAAGGCAAGCGTCCGGTCATCTCCTTGACGTTATTGCACAGCCGCCGCACGCCGTAGAGCCACGAGATGGCAATCACTTCGAAGAACGCCAAGAACATGATGGACATCGAAGCGGCGTAATGATCTATCAGttggaagaaataaatacCGCCCTGAGGCAGTCGAGAAGTTATTTAGTAAGGGATAAGAGCTGTTAATTTTCATTATGCGGCGTAAACGCCGTCTCGAGTGCCGGCTCTACCTGCGTAATATTCGGCAGTCcaaataaaaacgaaacggCGCATATAAGGAGTACCAGCATTTCGTGGCAGAGAAGATGACGCTTTACCCAATTCGGGAAACCGTCTTGGATCGACGTAACGACCACTTCAACAACGGCAAACTAAAATCACCAAAATTTACGTAATATCATTAAAACGTTGCAAAAGCGCCCAGCGGAATAGAAAGCTTGTCAAAATATGATTTGCATGCAATTAAGCGATTGAGTAATGTGATTTTGATATTTCAGCTTTTCAGGTTCATGACTAACGCGACTTTTATCACCACGAAGTATTTTACGCAATAGATACGATTCAAttgcgtaattatttaattgtggattaatttataatctattgatacaaactaaaaaaaaaaaaaaaaaagaaatatatataaaaatatttaaaaaacaaagctTTATAATATCTATCAGCGTATGCGCTTACTTGGCTGTTCAACGAAAGGCAGACCagcataaagaaaaatagtacAGCCCAGAGTTGAGAAGCTGGCATCTTGGCGAGTGCTTGTGGATAGATGACGAAGACGAGACCAGGTCCTTGAACGGAAATTTATGATTTGTCTATAAAATGTCAGCGGGAGTTAATCCGGTGATGTGAAACGGTGGcgagagaataattaaaaaaaaaaaaaaaaaaagaaaaagtgcaAACGGTCGGGCATCATAGATTTTATTACATCCTTTCTCTCCGTAACGCGAGTGGCATACTTATATCGATACTTACataatttatcatatttagTGTGACGTAAACTTCATTTCTAATTCTATACGTACCGTCGGTTAGGACATCTTCGACAGACATGTCTTGTTCTAGCGCTATATTGCCAATAGTAGCGAACGAGAATATTCCAACTAGCAGACAACTGAAAGCGTTTATGAGCGAAACAGCGACAGTGTCTACGAGGATTGTGTTGTGGAATCGATTGTAACTTGCGAAGCATATCATCGAGCCGAAGGCGATCCCGACAGAATTGAAAACTTGCGCCGCCGCGTTGATCCATacctaataaattaatacggATGACGTCaaatgcaattatattttaatgaaaatttaaaaagtaacacAGTTTTTTTTCATGACGTGATAAAGacatgattttaatttcaggctaaagtttaaatatcgtttattatatttttcttaattaaaaaatcgttttttCAGGTGTACCTTTGCGTCGCCAAGCAACTCCCAATTTGGATGGAAGAAGAATTGCAGACCTTTCGACGCACCCTCCAGAGTGAGGGATCGCGTGAGGAAGACCACGATTAGGAGGAAAGGCAGCGTCGCCGTCAGGTATCTCACCTGCGCCGTTGACTTAATGGACTTCCAGATGGAAAAGTAAACCATGATCCACGCAGTTATCAAGCACGCCACGAGCTCCCATCTCAAAATCCCTGGCTCTTCAATGCCGCTACTAATCTGCAGGACTTTGTTGCTGAAAGGTAATTATTCTTTCTTCAAACAATTTTGAAACAACGACGCACCGCGTGAGagccattttattttatttcatttttattatcgaaaaataatgtatGGTGGCATGTAACGTTACGAACGTCGGCTTATAATTCGTTTGTTCGgatttgtaaaagaatttactcGAAGAATTCCTCGGACGGTGTTCTCGTCAGGTTCGGTCGTGTTCGATTAACGATGGATCCGTAGCTGGGCAACCAACACCGCGGCGAGTTCCACGAGTGATCGCAACGTGACCATGGTTGCTCCGATCGGAATGCCGCAAAGAAATAGTATATTGCGTAGGCTATTATCACATTATGGTAGGTAGacattaaaaatgatattacgACCGATGATAAACCTGCTCCTACAAAGAAAACGGAAACATATATCGTAAACGATAAGACGCTGTAACTTGAGGAGGGAAACGCATACAGCGCGCTTTTCTTAAAATGTTTTCAATATTAACGTGCagcttaaaaaatatttaagacaTCGACGTGTATTCTGAAAAGGCTCGAGTTAagattacaatataaattactcaaatactcacaaaaaaaagaaaaaaaacagaagaatgataattataatctttttacgctttcgcgattattaatttcgagtTAAGCCCGAGTATTTTTAATCAGCAGCGCTTCATAACGCTATAAAAATAAGCGCGCGCGGGAAGCTTTTAACAAACTGTCGTTTCGGAATTTAATCGGCAATTTGTCACGCCGTGATTTATCCATTTACCTTTCAATAACGGGCACATCTGACCCAGAGCGCCGATTGGACCGCGACGAGTGAACTGTCCGATGCTGAGCTCCATGTATAGCAACGGTACTCCGCATACGATGAGTATTAAAAAGTAAGGCACGAGGAACACGCCTGTAACAAATGCGATCGACATTAAGCGACGTTTCCTCGTGCAACGTCAAACTTATGTAATTGCAGAAATtataatctttcttttatatatataaaaaaaaagaaaaaaaatataagaaagaaggaagaagaaataaaaagaaatcagaAATTAATCCGGTTATAGGAAACGTGGCCAGGTCTTGCCCAGCGTTTCGCTAAGCCGCGgttcgcgcgcgtgtacgtaaTAAGTGCCTCGACATTAATCACACTGTGGGTAGCGGCAAGGTCACTGGATGTAACTCTTTATTCGCAATAAACGATGATCCGTAGCGCCGCTACGGATTACGACTTAATTTGACGTCAGGCATTTAGCCGCCACCGAGGACGAGATAGGTGATGATTAGTCAGCTAGTCGGCGAGTTTCCTTCAATTGTCAAACCCGTTGATACCGCTCACGAATCGTTATTTTCGTCGCATTCGCAGCGGCAAAAGGATCACTTTACGCTTGCATCGGTGTTATTTTCTCAGGCAGATTCTCGAGCGTTGGGTTTGGTACCTAAGTGCGATAAGCGCACGATGCTCGCGCGTGTACAGTAATTTCTTTCGCACCTCGCGGAAAGATGTAAATTAATCCCGGCCGACGGAACGCTGCGCATTGCGCGCGTAAATCACACGGCGTTATCCgatctgttcttttttttttttttttttttctctctctccttcgctTCAAATCCGACCGAGCAACGGCGCGGAATGACAGTTTTCATTTAGTTTCGACGCAAACGGCACGAAACAATATACGCGATTGcactcgaaataaattatcgcgagATATTAAACGAGGATGCGGCGATAACGGCCGAGGGGCCGGCGAATTCAATGTGACGGTATCAATAATGATTACGAGCGATTTAATTTCTGGCGAAAATCCAATCCGCGTCGTTTACAAGGCGGTCAATGACGCGCACttgcattaatattgttatccGCTTCAGTATCGTCTTTATCACAAAAATGCAATTTGTTTGCGGCAACAATGAATATATCGGGGCGTGGATCTCGCGGGCGCGCATTATTTCCCTTGATTTTCCGGTTTTCCCGTTTAATATGTGATTTCGCAAAATTATGCGCACTGTATTTTTACAACAGCGCTACGTGCTATTTGTACAACAAATTAACTTGTCCATGCGTGGGGTGTTGAAATTATTACAAGGTAGTTTCCAGTTCATTATATGCATGAAAATGTGTTAcacaaaaattacaattaaataaagattccctttaatacaataaatgaaaataattatgttttttttttttttttaaaggcaTTGCGCGTAAAAGTAATCATTtaactaataaatttattcaaaacaAAGCTAAtttaaaacgaaattaataattggaTAAACGGCAATAAATGGAactaattaattgaataatagcGTCGTCCTTTCTCTCGCCGCTTTTAACTACTCTGtgtttttatgtatattgCAGTTATATTTAAACAGGCTAGgagtaataaaaaaggaaaaagataattaaaagtacaaCGATATGCATAAATTGTGTCTGAATATCAGGGAGCGAATGTGGCACGAATGTGGCACGCGATCGGCGCGCATATCTGACGGAGATTATCAGTCCCGATATTATCTTCCCCAATCCTCGCGCGAATTTAGACTGACGTCGGCTTAGCGAAGGCGATAAATCATATCTAAACGCGCgaatcggatcgcgttatcCGAACCAGTTTTCCGGCTCTTTAATTTAAGCCGACGGTGCGCGGAGCGCCGAGATGATACTCGGCCGATTATTTCCACCGGTGTCATTGAAATCATTTACCGCGCCCGGCGGCCGCAAGCCGTGTTCCAGCAAGGTCATGTATCAAGTTCCGCGAGCGAATTGCGCCACGCGTCCGGGCTCCGGATGCATCCAGACTTTGAAAATTACCGGCAACACGATACGCGGTCACGTTGCCGAGTATTGCGAGACCAGCTGCCCTGAATCCGGAGCTCGTCTTACGTAAGccgtcgcgattatttttttcttctttttctttttccgtagAATTCACCGCGAATTCCTTCCGCGGCGggacggaatttttttttcccgcgctCCACGATCTTTATTCGATAATGGAACCTCTTGTTCCGTCCGCGAGATTGGTCCAATACGTGCGACGGGCAGTCTGAGCGATTCGTCACGTCGCGCTCGTGACGAAACGTTGAAATAATAGAAAGAAATACTtaaagaacaatttttttttaaagaggaACAGTGGAGCGTTTCACGGCTTTCGTGCTGATATACGTGCCTCGTAAAAATTGGAGGACAATGCCGCGGCCGCTGCATGCTCCGTCAGCTATTTCGATACCGACGCACGTACTTCGCGACGCGCAAAATAACCACGTGCTCTTATCACGGTTATGCTAATCGTGGCGAACACATCGCGAGTGTGTCGCCCGTTCATTTGATATCCGCTTTATTTATTCTGATCTTACATCTGCTGGCAACATCtgcgtgaaaaatattttttttcttcttttttcccttaTCCTTctctctattctttttttttttaatattttttcagtaTCCCGCCTCGTGAATCTACTTTAACATTTCATAGAATTGGTTACGATATTCACGTCACGGTTACGCGTAATTTACGTAATGGATTGACGCGTTTATCGCGAGACTCACCGCCGCCGCTCTTGTAGCATAAGTAAGGAAATCTCCAGACATTGCCGAGACCGACGGAGTAGCCGATGCAGGCGAGAACGAATTCCACTTTATTCGCCCAGTGTGGCCTCCTGGGCTGCCGATAGTCGCTGGGATCGTCCGCGTCCACGTCGTCATAACTGGCGCACGTGGAAACGTCGTCCTCGAATCTGGAAAAATGCGACGCACGAGCGTTAaagctttttatattaaaaatctagaaGACATTTGGAGCGCGAaacgcgaaagagaaattgcGAGAGCTATTGGAGAAACGCTACGAGTTACGgcagtttaataaataaacgtagCGATAACaagcgttttattaaatatcctGCCGGGCGGGTGATGTAATTTAATCTCCGCGTCTCGTGGATTGCGGAGGGAACACCGCGCCCCTCTAAATCCCTTCGAAACCCATCGGCGAT
Coding sequences:
- the Ine gene encoding sodium- and chloride-dependent GABA transporter ine isoform X3, giving the protein MRYASKLLGAKPSDLVIQGLQFRRIVPETFEDDVSTCASYDDVDADDPSDYRQPRRPHWANKVEFVLACIGYSVGLGNVWRFPYLCYKSGGGVFLVPYFLILIVCGVPLLYMELSIGQFTRRGPIGALGQMCPLLKGAGLSSVVISFLMSTYHNVIIAYAIYYFFAAFRSEQPWSRCDHSWNSPRCWLPSYGSIVNRTRPNLTRTPSEEFFDNKVLQISSGIEEPGILRWELVACLITAWIMVYFSIWKSIKSTAQVRYLTATLPFLLIVVFLTRSLTLEGASKGLQFFFHPNWELLGDAKVWINAAAQVFNSVGIAFGSMICFASYNRFHNTILVDTVAVSLINAFSCLLVGIFSFATIGNIALEQDMSVEDVLTDGPGLVFVIYPQALAKMPASQLWAVLFFFMLVCLSLNSQFAVVEVVVTSIQDGFPNWVKRHLLCHEMLVLLICAVSFLFGLPNITQGGIYFFQLIDHYAASMSIMFLAFFEVIAISWLYGVRRLCNNVKEMTGRLPSVYFRFCWFLAAPLLIMAIWVFSLIDYEPPTYHNGDYTYPWWAEAIGWGIASLSLICIPAFAVYVFVRADGVTFAERLKNSIRPHFEACKVCGQEYCMEPMHYLPEDTLKEPQTDVNTSAQLNSHFLLKPQT
- the Ine gene encoding sodium- and chloride-dependent GABA transporter ine isoform X4 — protein: MRVKTDIVANLPLNFAALMQQKISSLIQRFEDDVSTCASYDDVDADDPSDYRQPRRPHWANKVEFVLACIGYSVGLGNVWRFPYLCYKSGGGVFLVPYFLILIVCGVPLLYMELSIGQFTRRGPIGALGQMCPLLKGAGLSSVVISFLMSTYHNVIIAYAIYYFFAAFRSEQPWSRCDHSWNSPRCWLPSYGSIVNRTRPNLTRTPSEEFFDNKVLQISSGIEEPGILRWELVACLITAWIMVYFSIWKSIKSTAQVRYLTATLPFLLIVVFLTRSLTLEGASKGLQFFFHPNWELLGDAKVWINAAAQVFNSVGIAFGSMICFASYNRFHNTILVDTVAVSLINAFSCLLVGIFSFATIGNIALEQDMSVEDVLTDGPGLVFVIYPQALAKMPASQLWAVLFFFMLVCLSLNSQFAVVEVVVTSIQDGFPNWVKRHLLCHEMLVLLICAVSFLFGLPNITQGGIYFFQLIDHYAASMSIMFLAFFEVIAISWLYGVRRLCNNVKEMTGRLPSVYFRFCWFLAAPLLIMAIWVFSLIDYEPPTYHNGDYTYPWWAEAIGWGIASLSLICIPAFAVYVFVRADGVTFAERLKNSIRPHFEACKVCGQEYCMEPMHYLPEDTLKEPQTDVNTSAQLNSHFLLKPQT
- the Ine gene encoding sodium- and chloride-dependent GABA transporter ine isoform X2 — encoded protein: MDTESGNNDSGISGSINDEPSNSGQPVLSKHGDATHSKSHGKQAGCVRKMSTMFEEEDDVSDDADPDVIRVRHQKRPEIEPEWSSEEERGRLLNTTEHREIITPAGSGNNVRKAIDRDDSPASVRRDKGHHRRRLQPRLIIDQAESGSSSDRDNGPHSPGRSSARNADPRLQHHCLNLRSPRPFNMDESQHCPCCNQLSPAWASILYADANGSQTRSFPDTISIKSVTSIGLGSSDGRKLTIRRVPTSPSELLNVVHPPPFEDDVSTCASYDDVDADDPSDYRQPRRPHWANKVEFVLACIGYSVGLGNVWRFPYLCYKSGGGVFLVPYFLILIVCGVPLLYMELSIGQFTRRGPIGALGQMCPLLKGAGLSSVVISFLMSTYHNVIIAYAIYYFFAAFRSEQPWSRCDHSWNSPRCWLPSYGSIVNRTRPNLTRTPSEEFFDNKVLQISSGIEEPGILRWELVACLITAWIMVYFSIWKSIKSTAQVRYLTATLPFLLIVVFLTRSLTLEGASKGLQFFFHPNWELLGDAKVWINAAAQVFNSVGIAFGSMICFASYNRFHNTILVDTVAVSLINAFSCLLVGIFSFATIGNIALEQDMSVEDVLTDGPGLVFVIYPQALAKMPASQLWAVLFFFMLVCLSLNSQFAVVEVVVTSIQDGFPNWVKRHLLCHEMLVLLICAVSFLFGLPNITQGGIYFFQLIDHYAASMSIMFLAFFEVIAISWLYGVRRLCNNVKEMTGRLPSVYFRFCWFLAAPLLIMAIWVFSLIDYEPPTYHNGDYTYPWWAEAIGWGIASLSLICIPAFAVYVFVRADGVTFAERLKNSIRPHFEACKVCGQEYCMEPMHYLPEDTLKEPQTDVNTSAQLNSHFLLKPQT
- the Ine gene encoding sodium- and chloride-dependent GABA transporter ine isoform X1 is translated as MLKIGGVTNFLRTLRQIFPFFNVHIHICISVRRGGHAIMDTESGNNDSGISGSINDEPSNSGQPVLSKHGDATHSKSHGKQAGCVRKMSTMFEEEDDVSDDADPDVIRVRHQKRPEIEPEWSSEEERGRLLNTTEHREIITPAGSGNNVRKAIDRDDSPASVRRDKGHHRRRLQPRLIIDQAESGSSSDRDNGPHSPGRSSARNADPRLQHHCLNLRSPRPFNMDESQHCPCCNQLSPAWASILYADANGSQTRSFPDTISIKSVTSIGLGSSDGRKLTIRRVPTSPSELLNVVHPPPFEDDVSTCASYDDVDADDPSDYRQPRRPHWANKVEFVLACIGYSVGLGNVWRFPYLCYKSGGGVFLVPYFLILIVCGVPLLYMELSIGQFTRRGPIGALGQMCPLLKGAGLSSVVISFLMSTYHNVIIAYAIYYFFAAFRSEQPWSRCDHSWNSPRCWLPSYGSIVNRTRPNLTRTPSEEFFDNKVLQISSGIEEPGILRWELVACLITAWIMVYFSIWKSIKSTAQVRYLTATLPFLLIVVFLTRSLTLEGASKGLQFFFHPNWELLGDAKVWINAAAQVFNSVGIAFGSMICFASYNRFHNTILVDTVAVSLINAFSCLLVGIFSFATIGNIALEQDMSVEDVLTDGPGLVFVIYPQALAKMPASQLWAVLFFFMLVCLSLNSQFAVVEVVVTSIQDGFPNWVKRHLLCHEMLVLLICAVSFLFGLPNITQGGIYFFQLIDHYAASMSIMFLAFFEVIAISWLYGVRRLCNNVKEMTGRLPSVYFRFCWFLAAPLLIMAIWVFSLIDYEPPTYHNGDYTYPWWAEAIGWGIASLSLICIPAFAVYVFVRADGVTFAERLKNSIRPHFEACKVCGQEYCMEPMHYLPEDTLKEPQTDVNTSAQLNSHFLLKPQT